One genomic region from Arthrobacter sp. FB24 encodes:
- a CDS encoding HRDC domain-containing protein yields MTPQNPEHTTAGVPAADITPHITVEGFDSLVPEVIDLDSPRDGVPLVIETPAGLERCAAAIAAGTGPAGVDAERASGFRYGQRAFLVQIRREGSGTWLIDPEPFGDLQIINDALEGVEWILHAASQDLPCLSELGMWPDKLFDTELAARLAGLPRVGLAAVIEQLLGFGLAKEHSAADWSTRPLPEPWLRYAALDVEVLTELREELIELLQGDGKLEYAEQEFAAILAAGLAPPRVDPWRKTSGLHQIRDRRQLAAVRELWLERDSLARKRDVAPGRLIPDSALVAAAKAMPSTVPQLLGTKGFHGRAAQREAPRWLRCIATARTMEELPPLHLPTNAPPPPRVWADRDPAAAERLATARPLLQDKADELNLPVENLLTPDFLRRVAWRPPAELSEEGIAEELGELGARPWQIELTAPLITAAFLNPQPLPPKEPKEPKEPKAAPGTGS; encoded by the coding sequence ATGACCCCTCAAAATCCGGAACACACCACAGCCGGCGTCCCGGCTGCTGACATTACTCCCCACATCACGGTGGAAGGCTTTGACAGCCTGGTCCCCGAGGTCATCGACCTCGACTCCCCCCGCGACGGAGTACCGCTAGTCATTGAAACTCCCGCGGGGCTGGAACGCTGCGCCGCCGCGATAGCCGCCGGGACGGGCCCGGCCGGGGTGGACGCGGAACGGGCGTCGGGCTTCCGTTACGGGCAACGGGCCTTCCTGGTCCAGATCCGCCGCGAGGGCTCGGGCACGTGGCTCATCGATCCTGAACCCTTCGGTGACCTGCAGATCATCAACGACGCGCTGGAAGGCGTCGAGTGGATCCTGCACGCAGCGAGCCAGGACCTTCCGTGCCTGTCGGAACTGGGCATGTGGCCGGACAAACTGTTCGATACCGAGCTCGCAGCGCGGCTCGCGGGGCTGCCGAGGGTGGGCCTGGCAGCAGTCATCGAGCAACTGCTCGGGTTCGGCCTCGCGAAGGAACATTCCGCCGCCGACTGGTCCACCCGCCCGCTCCCTGAACCATGGCTGCGGTACGCGGCCCTGGACGTAGAAGTCCTCACGGAGCTGCGCGAAGAACTCATCGAGCTGCTCCAGGGCGACGGGAAGCTGGAATACGCCGAGCAGGAGTTCGCCGCCATCCTCGCGGCCGGCCTCGCCCCTCCCCGCGTGGACCCCTGGCGCAAGACCTCCGGACTGCACCAGATCAGGGACCGCCGCCAGCTGGCTGCGGTCCGCGAACTGTGGCTGGAACGGGATTCCCTGGCCCGCAAGCGCGACGTTGCCCCGGGCCGGCTCATCCCAGATTCAGCCCTTGTGGCGGCCGCGAAGGCCATGCCCTCCACCGTGCCGCAGCTGCTGGGCACCAAGGGGTTCCACGGCCGGGCCGCACAGCGCGAGGCTCCGCGCTGGCTGCGGTGCATCGCAACGGCCAGGACAATGGAGGAGCTGCCGCCGCTGCACCTGCCGACCAACGCGCCGCCGCCGCCGCGGGTCTGGGCGGACAGGGACCCGGCTGCGGCCGAACGCCTGGCTACTGCCCGGCCCCTCCTGCAGGACAAGGCCGACGAACTGAACCTGCCTGTCGAAAACCTGCTCACGCCCGATTTCCTGCGTCGGGTGGCCTGGCGTCCGCCCGCCGAGCTCAGCGAAGAAGGGATCGCCGAGGAGCTCGGTGAACTCGGTGCCCGGCCGTGGCAGATCGAACTGACGGCTCCCCTGATTACTGCCGCGTTCCTCAATCCGCAGCCCCTGCCGCCTAAGGAACCCAAGGAACCCAAGGAACCCAAGGCCGCTCCCGGCACCGGAAGCTAG
- a CDS encoding threonine aldolase family protein encodes MTTTVETAPAATAGRLHDPAVRGFASDNYSGVHPEVLAALAAANEGHQVSYGEDDYTARLQVLLEEHFGAGIECFPVFNGTGANVLSLQSLLPRWGAVICASTAHINMDENGAPERIGGIKLLQVPTTDGKLTPELIDREAWGWGDEHRAQPLAVSITQTTELGTCYTPEEVRAIADHVHAKGMKLHMDGARLANAAAHLDVPLRTFTRDAGVDILSFGGTKNGLLFGEVVVALNPGAAQGLVYLRKMNMQLASKMRFMSAQFIALLEGDLWLRSARHANAMAARLRAAVDGIDGVEPTQKTESNGVFAILPEGVADRLRESFRFYDWNEAAREVRWMCSFDTSEEDVDSFVAAIKRELAAG; translated from the coding sequence ATGACAACCACAGTTGAAACTGCCCCTGCCGCCACCGCGGGCCGGCTCCATGACCCTGCCGTGCGGGGTTTCGCCTCCGACAACTATTCGGGCGTCCACCCGGAAGTCCTGGCGGCACTGGCAGCCGCCAACGAGGGCCACCAGGTCTCCTACGGCGAAGACGACTACACGGCACGGCTGCAGGTCCTCCTGGAGGAGCACTTCGGCGCGGGCATCGAGTGCTTCCCCGTCTTCAACGGAACGGGGGCCAACGTCCTCTCGCTCCAGTCCCTGCTCCCCCGCTGGGGCGCCGTCATCTGCGCTTCGACGGCGCACATCAACATGGATGAAAACGGCGCCCCCGAGCGGATCGGCGGCATCAAGCTGCTCCAGGTCCCCACCACCGACGGCAAGCTCACCCCTGAGCTGATCGACAGGGAGGCCTGGGGCTGGGGCGACGAGCACCGGGCCCAGCCCCTGGCCGTGTCCATCACCCAGACCACCGAACTGGGCACCTGCTACACGCCCGAGGAGGTGCGCGCCATAGCCGACCACGTCCATGCGAAGGGCATGAAGCTCCACATGGACGGTGCCCGGCTGGCCAACGCCGCAGCCCACCTCGACGTGCCGCTGCGGACGTTCACCCGCGACGCCGGAGTCGACATCCTCTCCTTCGGCGGCACCAAGAACGGGCTGCTGTTCGGCGAGGTGGTGGTGGCGCTGAACCCCGGCGCCGCACAGGGGTTGGTCTACCTCCGCAAGATGAACATGCAGCTGGCTTCCAAAATGAGGTTCATGTCCGCCCAGTTCATCGCCCTGCTTGAGGGCGACCTGTGGCTGCGCTCGGCCAGGCACGCCAACGCGATGGCTGCCCGGCTGCGTGCCGCAGTCGACGGGATCGACGGCGTGGAACCCACCCAGAAGACGGAATCCAACGGAGTGTTCGCCATCCTGCCGGAAGGCGTTGCGGACCGGCTGCGGGAATCCTTCCGCTTCTACGATTGGAACGAAGCCGCCCGGGAAGTCCGCTGGATGTGCTCGTTCGACACGAGCGAAGAGGACGTCGATTCGTTCGTCGCCGCCATCAAGCGGGAGCTGGCGGCCGGTTGA
- a CDS encoding DUF6421 family protein produces the protein MTTTALTAPARLTENHPEWLRLKAAATALQALQVQDGSVPDTANHEAAAAHVSTLCTAVEALAPAFPHDARYLELLVSDFGRWAAGGFGVPDFLDSLLAFQPQQHRINGLQHLVVFPMYTQNGSSSRLVEAVLIEVIWPEFIAGLEDGEYSNKLFVPIRFLDFTPGYDTNSAVLFPETVAVRETPTFTWGAIFADREAARFRRVLAAAADITRLELPAEAAEFLENQELTQETFVMWDLIHDRTHMRGDLPFDPFMIKQRMPYFLYSLEELRCDLTAFRESVKIEKDEEADPEARRHAKLVQYAVIFDRIFRFAITGSRVRNYDGLGGQLLFAWMHQHRVLHWTDSKLSIDWAEVADVVVELGARIEELYWRSIDRPKMAHWLAAYELISGTVTPNPASVWAKGPGALPLAGPPRGLTDQVLDDEFPLSMFYEALEKKMRPVIESTAGITGSSDTGSGAAGDTRALNAG, from the coding sequence ATGACTACGACCGCTCTCACCGCCCCTGCCCGGCTCACCGAAAACCACCCGGAGTGGCTGCGTCTGAAGGCCGCTGCCACGGCGCTCCAGGCGCTCCAGGTCCAGGACGGGTCCGTCCCGGATACCGCCAACCATGAAGCGGCTGCCGCGCACGTCAGCACCCTCTGCACGGCTGTGGAAGCACTGGCCCCGGCGTTTCCGCACGACGCCCGGTACCTCGAACTGCTGGTCAGCGACTTCGGCCGGTGGGCCGCCGGCGGCTTCGGCGTGCCGGATTTCCTGGACTCACTGCTGGCCTTCCAGCCGCAGCAGCACCGCATCAACGGGTTGCAGCACCTGGTGGTCTTCCCGATGTACACCCAGAACGGCAGCAGCAGCCGCCTCGTGGAGGCGGTCCTGATCGAGGTCATCTGGCCGGAGTTCATTGCCGGCCTCGAGGACGGCGAGTACTCCAACAAGCTCTTCGTCCCGATCCGGTTCCTTGACTTCACGCCCGGCTACGACACCAACTCCGCGGTGCTGTTCCCGGAAACAGTCGCCGTCCGGGAAACCCCGACGTTCACCTGGGGTGCCATCTTCGCGGACCGGGAAGCAGCCCGTTTCCGCCGCGTCCTCGCAGCCGCGGCCGACATCACCCGGCTGGAGCTCCCGGCAGAGGCGGCAGAATTCCTGGAGAACCAGGAACTCACCCAGGAAACGTTCGTGATGTGGGACCTGATCCATGACCGCACCCACATGCGCGGCGACCTTCCCTTCGATCCGTTCATGATCAAACAGCGCATGCCGTACTTCCTGTACTCACTGGAGGAACTCCGCTGTGACCTGACGGCCTTCCGCGAATCCGTGAAGATCGAAAAGGACGAAGAGGCTGACCCCGAAGCGCGCCGGCACGCCAAGCTTGTTCAATATGCCGTCATCTTCGACCGGATCTTCCGCTTCGCCATCACCGGCAGCCGGGTCCGTAATTACGACGGCCTCGGCGGCCAGTTGCTCTTCGCCTGGATGCACCAGCACCGCGTCCTGCACTGGACCGACAGCAAGCTAAGCATTGACTGGGCCGAGGTCGCCGACGTCGTGGTGGAGCTCGGCGCCAGGATCGAGGAGCTGTACTGGCGCTCCATCGACCGGCCGAAAATGGCCCACTGGCTGGCCGCGTACGAACTGATCTCCGGGACCGTCACCCCGAACCCGGCGTCAGTCTGGGCCAAGGGCCCGGGCGCGCTGCCGCTGGCCGGACCGCCGCGCGGCCTCACCGACCAGGTGCTCGACGACGAATTCCCCCTGTCCATGTTCTACGAAGCACTTGAGAAGAAGATGCGTCCTGTCATCGAGTCCACTGCCGGCATCACCGGATCGTCAGACACCGGCAGCGGCGCCGCCGGCGACACGCGGGCCCTGAACGCCGGATGA
- the msrB gene encoding peptide-methionine (R)-S-oxide reductase MsrB produces MSIFSNKPKVSPVQVQPEAAAAEHASPRVEKTDEEWRQELTPEEYRVLRQAGTERPYTGEYWDTHTAGVYKCRACGTELFTSNEKFDSHCGWPSFWAPLADGTVRYIHDRTMGMDRVEVRCASCDSHLGHVFEGEGYGTPTDQRFCINSVSLTLVKADDAR; encoded by the coding sequence ATGAGCATCTTTAGCAACAAGCCGAAAGTATCGCCCGTCCAGGTCCAGCCGGAGGCCGCCGCTGCGGAACATGCCAGTCCGCGGGTTGAAAAGACCGACGAGGAATGGCGGCAGGAGCTGACGCCGGAGGAGTACCGGGTGCTCCGTCAGGCTGGCACCGAGCGGCCCTACACCGGCGAGTACTGGGACACCCACACCGCCGGTGTCTACAAATGCCGCGCCTGCGGTACGGAACTGTTCACCAGCAATGAAAAGTTCGATTCGCATTGCGGTTGGCCCTCGTTCTGGGCACCGCTGGCGGACGGCACCGTCCGCTACATCCATGACCGCACCATGGGCATGGACCGCGTGGAGGTCCGCTGCGCGAGCTGCGATTCGCACCTGGGCCACGTTTTCGAGGGCGAAGGCTACGGCACGCCCACTGACCAGCGCTTCTGCATCAACTCCGTCTCCCTGACGCTGGTTAAGGCGGACGACGCCAGGTAG
- a CDS encoding ABC transporter ATP-binding protein: MTAAALLEARIEAFSYHGEDRPVLHDFAVAAGPGTLTAVLGGSGSGKSTLGRLLAGWLSGGNAGRFTGSLHLPAASRGAAGDSGPLYFHGGADDPRINPALWSEQVGFVPQDAAALLSTVASTVAEELAFGLENRGMDRQLMRAEVARAADAAGLTAMLGRDPATLSGGELRRLAVACSAITRPGVLVLDEPFGSLDNAGAASVRALVRGLLDSGTAVIVLSQAADELAFSAGHWLVLDGGTVTARGTPGELAGGPALLRSGVVVPALAGFRSGPRLPAAGPLPAAASCRPGGADAPAAVLDLESVTFGYPAERRARRGTRETLQGVLGGLSLAVTAGEIVAVTGPNGAGKSTLLRHFNGLLRPDLGSVRIQGKDIAGIPTGRVADLVGLLFQHPRDQLFERTVLREVLFGLDRTFGAAADTKARAALAAVGLDDQLHIHPYELPSSRQRLLALATVLAREPRLLALDEPTVGLDRHGLERLDEAVCAAAKRGAAVVMVTHELDYARATAHRILDLRNGTLREL; the protein is encoded by the coding sequence ATGACGGCAGCTGCGCTGTTGGAAGCCAGAATTGAGGCATTCAGCTACCACGGTGAGGACCGGCCCGTTCTCCACGACTTCGCGGTGGCCGCGGGGCCCGGCACGCTCACCGCCGTGTTGGGCGGGTCCGGAAGCGGGAAGTCGACGCTTGGCAGGCTGTTGGCCGGCTGGCTGTCCGGCGGGAACGCAGGCCGCTTCACGGGCAGCCTGCACCTGCCGGCAGCGTCCCGCGGGGCGGCGGGGGACAGCGGGCCCCTCTACTTCCACGGCGGCGCGGACGATCCCCGTATCAATCCCGCGCTTTGGTCGGAGCAGGTGGGCTTCGTTCCACAGGATGCCGCGGCCCTGCTGTCCACCGTGGCGTCCACGGTTGCCGAGGAACTGGCGTTTGGCCTGGAAAACCGGGGGATGGACAGGCAGCTCATGCGCGCTGAAGTGGCACGTGCCGCCGACGCAGCGGGCCTGACGGCCATGCTGGGACGCGATCCCGCCACCCTCTCCGGCGGCGAACTGCGGCGGCTGGCTGTAGCCTGTTCCGCCATTACACGCCCCGGTGTGCTGGTCCTCGATGAACCGTTCGGCTCACTGGACAACGCCGGTGCGGCGTCGGTCCGCGCGCTGGTCCGCGGCCTCCTGGACTCCGGCACCGCCGTCATCGTCCTGAGCCAGGCCGCAGATGAGCTTGCCTTCTCAGCGGGGCACTGGCTCGTGCTCGACGGCGGCACCGTCACCGCCCGGGGCACGCCCGGCGAGCTGGCAGGCGGCCCCGCGCTGCTGCGATCCGGCGTCGTCGTTCCCGCGCTGGCGGGCTTCCGTTCCGGCCCGCGCCTCCCGGCCGCTGGTCCGCTCCCGGCCGCGGCAAGCTGCCGTCCCGGTGGGGCAGACGCCCCTGCTGCTGTCCTGGACCTGGAGAGTGTCACGTTCGGCTATCCGGCCGAACGCCGGGCACGCCGAGGAACCCGGGAAACGCTGCAGGGTGTGCTGGGCGGGTTAAGCCTCGCTGTAACGGCAGGTGAGATCGTGGCGGTGACGGGCCCGAACGGTGCCGGCAAGTCCACCCTGCTCCGGCATTTCAACGGACTGCTTCGACCGGACCTGGGCTCCGTCCGGATCCAGGGCAAGGACATCGCCGGCATTCCCACGGGAAGGGTCGCAGACCTGGTGGGCCTGCTGTTCCAGCATCCGCGGGACCAGCTCTTCGAGCGGACCGTCCTGCGCGAAGTGCTTTTTGGCCTGGACCGCACGTTCGGGGCGGCGGCGGACACGAAGGCACGGGCTGCCCTGGCGGCAGTCGGGCTCGATGATCAGCTTCATATCCATCCGTATGAGCTGCCGTCCTCCCGCCAGCGGCTCCTGGCCCTCGCCACGGTGCTCGCCCGGGAGCCGCGGCTCCTGGCACTGGACGAACCGACCGTGGGGCTGGACCGGCACGGCCTCGAACGCCTCGATGAAGCCGTGTGCGCCGCGGCGAAGCGGGGCGCCGCCGTCGTAATGGTCACGCACGAGCTCGACTATGCCCGTGCCACGGCCCACCGCATCCTGGACCTCAGGAATGGCACGCTGCGGGAACTGTGA
- a CDS encoding DUF3000 domain-containing protein, giving the protein MNELAQVPAEFLAALGSLRKARCRSELHLDEIPAPSRLAPFAVALGAEVIGPVPGPAPAAVHGPVSAALVRATGSNDDDAEELATGRFILLYDPDGSTVWDGEFRIVTYIRAQLEAEMGNDEMLGSVAWTWLVEALENHGAPYRAAGGTATRILSESFGTLADRPGSIDIELRASWTPEGPDIRSHLEAWSDMVCTFAGLPPLPEGVTALPRRRRN; this is encoded by the coding sequence GTGAACGAACTCGCCCAGGTTCCCGCGGAGTTCCTTGCCGCTTTGGGATCCCTTCGAAAAGCACGGTGCCGCAGTGAGCTGCATCTGGACGAGATCCCCGCGCCCTCGCGGCTGGCGCCCTTTGCAGTGGCCCTCGGAGCAGAGGTCATCGGTCCGGTCCCGGGGCCGGCCCCCGCCGCCGTGCACGGGCCGGTTTCCGCCGCCCTGGTCCGCGCTACGGGAAGCAATGACGACGATGCTGAGGAACTCGCCACCGGCAGGTTCATCCTGCTCTACGATCCAGACGGCTCGACTGTTTGGGACGGGGAGTTCCGGATCGTCACCTACATCCGCGCCCAGCTGGAGGCTGAGATGGGCAACGACGAAATGCTCGGCTCGGTGGCCTGGACCTGGCTGGTCGAGGCGCTGGAAAACCACGGGGCCCCCTACCGTGCGGCGGGCGGAACAGCCACCAGGATCCTGTCCGAAAGCTTCGGCACCCTCGCCGACCGGCCGGGTTCCATCGACATCGAACTGCGGGCGTCGTGGACCCCCGAGGGGCCGGATATCCGGTCGCACCTGGAGGCGTGGTCGGACATGGTCTGCACGTTCGCCGGACTCCCTCCGCTGCCGGAGGGTGTCACCGCCCTGCCCCGCAGGCGGCGCAACTGA
- a CDS encoding 3-hydroxyacyl-CoA dehydrogenase NAD-binding domain-containing protein, whose translation MSAADFRKLADLFPDETVTHSYVQDIQLPASGGRPSPGTFALITLDNGLDHSKPTTLGPNTLVELGTVLEGLKDRAARGEIVGVGVTGKPYYLVAGADLSAVKSLNNRDHGLWMAQLGHDVYATLANLGVPSFAFINGVALGGGLEIALQSTYRTVSTGAGALALPEAFLGLVPGWGGVYILPRLIGPENAVKVMIENPLSNNRTLTGPQAFSLGIADAIFEPADFVEQSLAWAAGVISGEAAPERPNAVEPSDPAVAERWAAAVAAGRGFVESKTSNASPAPAKVLDIMEANRTMSQSDSAELECETLAGLMQTDEFRSTVYAFLDLVQKRSKRPAGAPDRKLARPVTKVGVVGAGLMASQLALLFARQLKVPVVMTDIDQARVDKGVGYVHAEVDKMLAKKRISADAANRTKALVTGSVSKDAFADADFVIEAVFEELNVKKQVFAEVEAIVSPECILATNTSSLSVTAMAADLAHPERLVGFHFFNPVAVMPLLEIVRAPKTDDAVLATAFELAKGLKKTAVLVKDAAAFVVNRILLRLMGEVTAAFDEGTPAEVADNALRPMGLPMTPFTLGAMVGLPVAQHVQESLHAAFGHRFTVSQNLQKLIDNGVTSIWAPDRGPDGKPFIPAETLALLSFGTSPSTGEEVLRRTQDALAEEIGLMLEEGVVAGPEDIDLCMILGAGWPMFLGGITPYLDRVGASERVNGKRFLAPGVASAAAAA comes from the coding sequence ATGAGCGCCGCAGATTTCCGTAAGCTTGCCGATCTTTTCCCCGACGAGACGGTCACGCATTCGTATGTGCAGGACATCCAGCTGCCGGCATCCGGCGGCAGGCCCAGCCCGGGAACCTTCGCGCTGATCACCCTGGACAACGGACTGGACCACTCCAAGCCCACCACGCTGGGCCCGAACACCCTCGTGGAGCTGGGGACGGTCCTCGAGGGCCTCAAGGACCGTGCCGCCCGCGGCGAGATCGTGGGCGTCGGCGTCACCGGGAAGCCTTATTACCTGGTGGCCGGCGCGGACCTGTCCGCCGTCAAGTCCCTCAACAACCGTGACCACGGCCTCTGGATGGCCCAGCTGGGCCATGACGTCTATGCCACACTGGCCAACCTGGGAGTGCCCAGCTTCGCCTTCATCAACGGTGTGGCCCTGGGCGGCGGGCTGGAGATCGCCCTGCAGTCCACCTACCGCACGGTGTCCACAGGCGCCGGCGCACTGGCACTTCCCGAAGCCTTCCTCGGCCTGGTGCCCGGCTGGGGAGGCGTATACATCCTGCCGCGGCTGATCGGACCCGAAAACGCCGTCAAGGTGATGATCGAGAATCCGCTCAGCAACAACCGGACGCTCACCGGTCCGCAGGCCTTCAGCCTGGGAATTGCCGACGCCATCTTCGAACCTGCGGACTTCGTGGAACAGTCCCTGGCCTGGGCCGCAGGCGTCATCTCGGGTGAGGCAGCCCCGGAACGGCCCAACGCCGTCGAGCCGTCCGACCCGGCCGTTGCCGAACGCTGGGCGGCGGCCGTTGCCGCCGGACGCGGGTTCGTGGAGTCCAAGACGTCCAACGCGTCGCCGGCGCCGGCAAAGGTGCTGGACATCATGGAGGCCAACAGGACCATGAGCCAGTCTGACTCGGCGGAGCTCGAGTGCGAGACCCTGGCCGGCCTCATGCAGACTGACGAGTTCCGCTCCACGGTCTACGCCTTCCTGGACCTCGTGCAGAAGCGCTCCAAGCGTCCGGCGGGTGCACCTGACCGCAAACTGGCCCGGCCTGTGACCAAGGTAGGCGTGGTGGGCGCAGGCCTGATGGCCAGCCAGCTTGCCCTGCTCTTCGCCCGGCAGCTCAAGGTCCCCGTCGTGATGACTGACATCGACCAGGCCCGCGTGGACAAAGGCGTGGGCTATGTCCACGCTGAAGTGGACAAAATGCTGGCTAAGAAGCGGATCAGTGCCGACGCCGCCAACCGCACCAAGGCGCTGGTCACCGGATCGGTTTCCAAGGATGCATTTGCCGATGCGGACTTCGTCATCGAGGCCGTGTTCGAGGAACTGAACGTCAAGAAGCAGGTGTTCGCGGAGGTGGAAGCGATTGTCTCCCCCGAGTGCATCCTCGCCACCAACACGTCCTCGTTGTCCGTCACCGCGATGGCTGCGGACCTGGCCCACCCGGAACGCCTGGTGGGATTCCACTTCTTCAACCCGGTGGCCGTGATGCCGCTGCTGGAGATAGTCCGCGCCCCCAAGACCGACGACGCCGTGCTGGCCACCGCGTTTGAGCTCGCCAAGGGCCTGAAGAAGACCGCAGTGCTGGTCAAGGATGCAGCGGCGTTCGTAGTCAACCGCATACTGCTGCGCCTGATGGGCGAAGTGACCGCCGCGTTCGACGAGGGGACTCCGGCCGAGGTGGCGGACAATGCGCTGCGCCCGATGGGGCTGCCCATGACTCCGTTCACGCTTGGCGCGATGGTGGGCCTGCCGGTGGCGCAGCACGTCCAGGAATCCCTGCACGCCGCGTTTGGACACCGCTTCACCGTTTCCCAGAACCTGCAGAAGCTGATCGACAACGGCGTGACATCCATATGGGCGCCGGACAGGGGACCGGACGGCAAGCCGTTCATTCCGGCGGAAACCCTGGCGCTGCTGTCCTTCGGCACGTCCCCCTCGACGGGTGAGGAAGTCCTGCGCCGGACGCAGGATGCGCTGGCCGAGGAAATCGGACTCATGCTGGAAGAGGGCGTGGTGGCCGGACCGGAAGACATCGACCTCTGCATGATCCTCGGGGCAGGGTGGCCGATGTTCCTCGGCGGCATCACCCCGTACCTGGACCGGGTGGGAGCCTCCGAGCGCGTCAACGGCAAGCGGTTCCTGGCTCCGGGTGTCGCCTCCGCGGCGGCCGCGGCCTAG
- a CDS encoding thiolase family protein, protein MSQAHSGKDSSGASSSRIPRAVRDVVFVDGVRTPFGRAGEKGIYAGTRADDLVVKCIRELMRRNPSLPADRVDEVAVAATTQTGDQGLTIGRTAALLAGLPRTVPGFAVDRMCAGAMTAVTTTASGIAFGAYDVVIAGGVEHMGNHPMGEGADPNPRFMSERLVDPAALNMGNTAENLHDRFPAITKDRTDAYAVASQDKLAAAYGKGQIQPDLVPVATMKPGQGWTVNTVDEPPRPGTSLEDLASLRTPFRPHGRVTAGNAAGLNDGATAALLASADAAAELGLPVKMRLVSYAFAGVEPEVMGIGPVPATEKALKNAGLGIADIGLFEINEAFAVQVLSFLDHFGISDDDPRVNRYGGAIAVGHPLASSGVRLMNQLARQFEEDPSVRYGMTTMCIGLGMGATVIWENPRHSEYTDNSGVPSPADDAAAESSTTETEGAAA, encoded by the coding sequence GTGAGCCAAGCCCACAGCGGAAAAGACAGCAGCGGAGCAAGTAGCAGCAGAATCCCCCGCGCCGTCCGCGATGTCGTCTTTGTGGACGGAGTCCGCACCCCGTTCGGGCGCGCGGGCGAGAAGGGCATCTACGCCGGGACCCGTGCTGATGACCTTGTGGTCAAGTGCATCCGCGAACTGATGCGCCGCAACCCCTCACTCCCCGCGGACCGCGTCGATGAGGTGGCCGTCGCCGCCACTACGCAAACCGGCGACCAGGGGCTTACCATCGGCCGCACGGCGGCCCTGCTGGCCGGACTCCCCCGCACCGTGCCGGGATTCGCCGTGGACCGCATGTGCGCCGGTGCAATGACCGCAGTGACCACCACTGCCAGCGGCATTGCCTTCGGCGCCTACGACGTCGTCATCGCCGGCGGGGTGGAGCACATGGGCAACCACCCGATGGGCGAGGGGGCCGATCCCAATCCGCGCTTTATGTCCGAGCGCCTGGTGGATCCCGCCGCGCTGAACATGGGAAATACCGCGGAAAACCTGCACGACCGTTTTCCGGCCATCACCAAGGACCGCACGGATGCCTACGCGGTGGCGTCCCAGGACAAGCTGGCAGCTGCCTACGGAAAAGGCCAGATCCAGCCGGACCTGGTGCCGGTGGCCACGATGAAGCCGGGACAGGGCTGGACGGTCAACACTGTTGATGAGCCGCCCCGGCCGGGAACTTCGCTCGAGGACCTCGCCTCGCTGCGCACGCCCTTCCGCCCCCACGGCCGGGTAACTGCCGGCAACGCCGCCGGGTTGAACGACGGCGCGACGGCGGCGCTGCTGGCCTCGGCGGATGCCGCCGCCGAGCTTGGACTGCCGGTGAAGATGCGCCTGGTCAGCTATGCCTTCGCCGGGGTGGAACCCGAAGTCATGGGGATCGGTCCGGTCCCTGCCACCGAGAAGGCACTGAAGAACGCAGGCCTCGGCATCGCGGACATCGGGCTGTTCGAGATCAACGAGGCGTTCGCCGTCCAGGTGCTGAGCTTCCTGGACCATTTCGGTATTTCCGACGACGATCCCCGCGTCAACCGCTATGGCGGCGCGATCGCCGTCGGGCATCCCCTGGCTTCGTCCGGAGTACGCCTGATGAACCAGCTGGCGCGCCAGTTCGAAGAGGACCCCTCGGTCCGCTACGGCATGACCACCATGTGCATCGGCCTGGGCATGGGCGCCACCGTCATCTGGGAAAACCCGCGTCACTCGGAATACACAGACAACAGCGGCGTCCCTTCACCAGCGGACGATGCCGCCGCAGAATCTTCCACCACCGAGACTGAAGGAGCCGCAGCATGA
- a CDS encoding SDR family oxidoreductase — MSGGHPLNVVVTGGSGPAGIATARALREAGHTVFLVGSDGPRIEAAAAEAGDGVTPLACDLASLPDVRALHATISGTAGRVDGVIHLVGGWRGAKGITDQSDEDWDFLERSAVTTLRNVTRVFYDDLAASETGRFAMVTSAAAGTPTAAGASYVAAKAAAEAWTLAVAQGFSGGTHSAAVIFVVKGLVDDAMRERSPSRNFPGFTDVTDLAAAAVGLFTAPAAELNGRRLVLSR, encoded by the coding sequence ATGAGTGGCGGACACCCCCTGAACGTGGTGGTCACCGGCGGCAGCGGTCCGGCCGGGATCGCCACCGCACGAGCGCTGCGCGAAGCCGGCCATACTGTCTTTTTGGTCGGTTCGGACGGTCCCCGGATCGAGGCTGCCGCCGCGGAAGCGGGCGACGGCGTCACTCCCCTGGCCTGCGACCTCGCCAGCCTGCCCGACGTCCGGGCGCTGCACGCCACCATCTCCGGCACTGCCGGAAGGGTGGACGGCGTCATCCACCTGGTGGGCGGCTGGCGGGGCGCCAAGGGCATCACGGACCAAAGCGACGAGGACTGGGATTTCCTGGAGCGGTCAGCCGTCACCACACTGCGGAACGTTACGCGGGTGTTCTACGACGACCTCGCGGCCTCGGAAACCGGCCGTTTCGCCATGGTGACCTCCGCTGCTGCTGGAACCCCGACGGCGGCGGGCGCAAGCTACGTTGCGGCAAAGGCTGCCGCCGAAGCATGGACCCTAGCGGTTGCCCAGGGCTTCAGCGGGGGGACGCACAGCGCCGCGGTCATCTTCGTGGTGAAGGGACTCGTGGATGATGCGATGCGCGAACGGTCCCCGTCCCGCAACTTCCCCGGCTTTACCGATGTTACCGACCTGGCCGCTGCCGCCGTCGGACTTTTCACCGCTCCCGCAGCGGAACTGAACGGCCGGCGGCTGGTCCTTAGCCGATAG